In Paenarthrobacter sp. GOM3, a single window of DNA contains:
- the rpsE gene encoding 30S ribosomal protein S5 — MTEAVAAEATETAPATDDRRGARRGERGDRGQGRGDRGGRGGRDGGREAEKSQFVERVVTINRVAKVVKGGRRFSFTALVVVGDGNGMVGVGYGKAKEVPAAIAKGVEEAKKSFFRVPRVGSTIPHRVQGEAAAGVVLLRPASAGTGVIAGGPVRAVLECVGIHDILSKSLGSSNAINIVHATVAALKQLEEPASVAARRGLPLDEVAPAALVRALQNQKAGV, encoded by the coding sequence GTGACTGAAGCTGTAGCTGCTGAAGCAACTGAGACCGCACCCGCTACCGATGACCGCCGTGGCGCTCGTCGCGGCGAGCGTGGCGACCGTGGCCAGGGCCGCGGCGACCGTGGTGGCCGTGGTGGCCGCGACGGCGGTCGTGAAGCCGAGAAGAGCCAGTTCGTAGAGCGCGTTGTCACCATCAACCGTGTTGCCAAGGTCGTCAAGGGTGGTCGTCGCTTCAGCTTCACCGCTCTCGTCGTCGTCGGTGACGGCAACGGTATGGTCGGCGTCGGCTACGGCAAGGCCAAGGAAGTTCCCGCAGCAATCGCAAAGGGCGTTGAAGAGGCGAAGAAGTCCTTCTTCCGCGTTCCCCGCGTTGGCAGCACCATCCCGCACCGCGTGCAGGGTGAAGCTGCTGCAGGCGTCGTCCTGCTGCGTCCGGCTTCCGCCGGTACCGGTGTTATCGCTGGTGGTCCGGTCCGCGCGGTATTGGAGTGCGTGGGCATCCACGACATCCTCTCCAAGTCGCTCGGTTCTTCCAACGCGATCAACATCGTTCACGCGACCGTTGCCGCTCTGAAGCAGCTCGAAGAGCCCGCTTCCGTGGCTGCCCGCCGTGGCTTGCCGCTGGACGAGGTTGCTCCTGCTGCTCTGGTGCGCGCGCTCCAGAACCAGAAGGCAGGTGTTTAG
- the rpsH gene encoding 30S ribosomal protein S8 gives MTMTDPVADMLTRLRNANSAYHDTVSMPYSKLKARVADILKAEGYIAGWKEEEAEVGKKLTIDLKFGPNRERSIAGVRRISKPGLRVYAKSTNLPHVLGGLGIAILSTSSGLLTDKQAGKKGVGGEVLAYVW, from the coding sequence ATGACTATGACAGATCCTGTCGCAGACATGCTCACGCGTCTGCGCAATGCAAACTCGGCATACCACGACACCGTGTCCATGCCGTACAGCAAACTGAAGGCACGCGTTGCCGACATCCTTAAGGCCGAGGGCTACATCGCCGGCTGGAAGGAAGAGGAAGCAGAGGTTGGCAAGAAGCTGACCATCGACCTCAAGTTCGGTCCCAACCGCGAGCGTTCAATCGCTGGTGTCCGCCGCATCTCCAAGCCGGGTCTCCGCGTTTACGCGAAGTCCACCAACCTGCCGCACGTGCTGGGTGGCCTGGGTATCGCAATCCTGTCCACCTCTTCCGGCCTCCTGACTGACAAGCAGGCCGGCAAGAAGGGCGTGGGCGGCGAAGTCCTCGCGTACGTCTGGTAA
- the rplR gene encoding 50S ribosomal protein L18, with product MAIAINKKRSNKSKSAARSRRQLRIRKRITGTAVRPRLVVNRSARHVFVQVVDDSKGVTVAYASTLEADLRAFDGDKTAKAKRVGELVAERAKAAGVEAVVFDRGGNKYHGRIAAVADGAREGGLAL from the coding sequence ATGGCCATCGCAATTAACAAGAAGCGTTCGAACAAGAGCAAGTCTGCTGCACGCAGCCGTCGCCAGCTTCGTATCCGCAAGCGCATCACCGGTACGGCTGTACGTCCTCGTTTGGTCGTCAACCGTTCGGCACGTCACGTATTCGTCCAGGTTGTCGATGACAGCAAGGGTGTAACCGTGGCTTACGCTTCCACCCTGGAAGCTGACCTTCGCGCATTCGACGGAGACAAGACTGCCAAGGCCAAGCGCGTCGGCGAGCTCGTTGCCGAGCGTGCCAAGGCTGCAGGCGTCGAGGCTGTTGTCTTCGACCGTGGCGGTAACAAGTACCACGGCCGCATCGCCGCCGTCGCTGACGGTGCTCGCGAAGGTGGGCTGGCACTGTGA
- the rpmD gene encoding 50S ribosomal protein L30: MAKNLTPSDAKLEITQIKGVIGAKQNQIATLRSLGLKRIGHTVVRTADAVTVGMLNTVPHLVNVEEAK; this comes from the coding sequence ATGGCTAAGAACCTGACTCCCTCCGACGCCAAGTTGGAGATCACCCAGATCAAGGGCGTCATCGGCGCCAAGCAGAACCAGATTGCGACCCTTCGGTCCCTCGGCCTGAAGCGCATCGGACACACCGTTGTCCGTACCGCTGATGCCGTGACCGTTGGCATGCTCAACACGGTTCCGCACCTCGTGAATGTAGAGGAGGCGAAGTAA
- a CDS encoding ABC transporter substrate-binding protein, translated as MRTNLDRRHFLGLAGLGAGAAALAACGGPSTAGTADAVDTATIDFSGVKPAASIDFWTNHPGKSQDVEKAIIEKFHAKFPDIKVNLVTAGANYEEIAQKFQTSQAAKTGLPGLVVLSDVWWFRYFSNGSIIPIDGLVKQLDIKIDDFQKSLVDDYKYDNKQWALPYGRSTPLFYYNKDHFKAAGLPDRAPATWQEFAEWAPKLKATSGAQYAYIYPALAGYAGWTLQNNLWGWGGSWSKEWDITCDSKESVAALQWAQDSIYKDGWAGVSSKEAADDFAAGITSSTISSTGSLLGVLKAAKFNVGVGFLPGGPEVPSGVCPTGGAGLGIPSGISKEEQLAAATFLKFMTEPENTAAFSAATGYMPTRLSADMSTVLATTPQIKIAMDQLAVTKVQDNARVFLPGADQEMAKAAAKILTQQGDVQATMTELKKTLEGIYTKDVKPKLKA; from the coding sequence ATGCGCACCAACCTTGACCGCCGACATTTCCTGGGACTTGCGGGCCTCGGGGCCGGAGCAGCGGCCCTCGCCGCATGTGGCGGACCGTCGACGGCGGGCACGGCAGACGCCGTCGACACCGCAACGATCGACTTCAGCGGCGTAAAGCCTGCTGCCTCCATCGATTTCTGGACCAACCACCCGGGCAAGTCGCAGGACGTGGAAAAGGCCATTATCGAGAAGTTCCATGCCAAGTTCCCTGACATCAAGGTCAACCTGGTCACTGCCGGCGCCAACTACGAAGAGATTGCCCAGAAGTTCCAGACCTCGCAGGCTGCCAAAACCGGACTGCCCGGCTTGGTGGTCCTTTCCGACGTGTGGTGGTTCCGCTACTTCTCCAACGGCAGTATCATCCCCATTGACGGACTGGTGAAGCAACTGGACATCAAGATCGACGATTTCCAGAAGTCACTGGTTGACGACTACAAGTACGACAACAAACAATGGGCACTCCCGTATGGCCGGTCCACCCCGTTGTTCTACTACAACAAGGACCACTTCAAGGCGGCAGGGCTTCCGGACCGCGCTCCGGCAACCTGGCAGGAATTCGCTGAGTGGGCCCCGAAGCTGAAGGCCACCTCCGGCGCGCAGTACGCCTACATCTACCCTGCTTTGGCCGGCTACGCCGGCTGGACCCTGCAGAACAACCTTTGGGGCTGGGGCGGAAGCTGGTCCAAGGAATGGGACATCACCTGCGATTCCAAAGAATCCGTGGCTGCCTTGCAGTGGGCACAGGACTCCATCTACAAGGACGGTTGGGCCGGCGTTTCGTCGAAGGAAGCTGCTGACGACTTCGCCGCCGGCATCACCTCGTCGACGATCTCCTCCACCGGTTCCCTGTTGGGTGTCCTGAAGGCCGCCAAGTTCAACGTCGGCGTCGGGTTCCTCCCCGGCGGCCCCGAGGTTCCCAGCGGCGTTTGCCCCACTGGCGGCGCAGGGCTCGGCATTCCGAGCGGGATCAGCAAGGAGGAGCAGTTGGCGGCCGCGACGTTCCTCAAGTTCATGACTGAACCCGAGAACACGGCTGCGTTCTCCGCCGCAACCGGCTACATGCCCACGCGGCTTTCCGCAGACATGTCCACCGTCCTGGCCACCACGCCGCAGATCAAGATCGCCATGGACCAGCTCGCGGTCACCAAGGTCCAGGACAACGCAAGGGTGTTCCTTCCAGGCGCGGACCAGGAAATGGCCAAGGCCGCTGCGAAGATCCTCACCCAGCAGGGCGACGTGCAGGCCACCATGACCGAACTGAAGAAGACGCTCGAAGGCATCTACACCAAGGACGTCAAGCCCAAGCTGAAGGCATAA
- the rplE gene encoding 50S ribosomal protein L5 translates to MTETLETPVKIVPRLKTKYAETIKKSLQDEFSYANVNQVPRLVKVVVNMGVGDAAKDSKLIDGAVRDLTLITGQKPQVTKARKSIAQFKLREGMPIGAHATLRGDRMWEFVDRLVSLALPRIRDFRGLNGKQFDGNGNYTFGLTEQVMFHEIDQDSIDRVRGMDITVVTTAKTDDEGRALLKALGFPFKTEN, encoded by the coding sequence ATGACTGAGACTCTCGAGACTCCAGTGAAGATCGTTCCGCGTCTGAAGACCAAGTACGCAGAGACCATCAAGAAGTCCCTGCAGGACGAATTCAGCTACGCGAACGTCAACCAGGTTCCCCGCCTGGTGAAGGTTGTAGTGAACATGGGTGTTGGAGATGCCGCCAAGGACTCCAAGCTGATCGACGGCGCTGTCCGCGACCTCACCCTGATCACCGGCCAGAAGCCGCAGGTAACCAAGGCCCGCAAGTCGATCGCACAGTTCAAGCTGCGCGAAGGCATGCCGATCGGTGCACACGCAACTCTGCGTGGAGACCGCATGTGGGAATTCGTGGATCGTCTGGTTTCGCTGGCACTGCCGCGTATCCGTGACTTCCGCGGCCTCAACGGCAAGCAGTTCGACGGCAACGGCAACTACACCTTCGGTCTGACCGAGCAGGTTATGTTCCACGAAATCGACCAGGACTCCATCGACCGCGTTCGCGGTATGGACATCACGGTCGTTACTACCGCCAAGACCGACGACGAAGGCCGCGCGCTGCTCAAGGCGCTTGGTTTCCCGTTCAAAACCGAAAACTAA
- the rplF gene encoding 50S ribosomal protein L6 — protein sequence MSRIGRLPITVPAGVEVKLDGSVISVKGSKGELSHTVASPIEVSLEENTLTVTRPNDERNSRSLHGLTRTLIANMIQGVTEGYEKKLEIVGTGYRVQAKGSDLEFALGYSHPVNVSAPEGITFVVEGPTKLSVAGINKQQVGEVAANIRKLRKPDPYKGKGVRYAGEVIRRKVGKAGK from the coding sequence ATGTCACGTATTGGACGTCTCCCCATCACCGTTCCTGCCGGAGTTGAGGTCAAGCTCGATGGCTCCGTCATCAGCGTCAAGGGATCCAAAGGCGAGCTGAGCCACACTGTGGCCAGCCCGATCGAGGTCTCCCTGGAAGAGAACACTCTCACGGTCACCCGCCCGAACGACGAGCGCAACTCGCGTTCGCTGCACGGCCTGACCCGCACCCTGATCGCCAACATGATCCAGGGCGTTACCGAGGGCTACGAGAAGAAGCTTGAAATCGTTGGTACTGGTTACCGCGTTCAGGCCAAGGGTTCTGACCTGGAGTTCGCTCTGGGCTACAGCCACCCTGTCAACGTCTCTGCACCCGAAGGCATCACCTTCGTAGTAGAGGGTCCGACCAAGCTCTCTGTTGCGGGTATCAACAAGCAGCAGGTCGGCGAGGTTGCTGCCAACATTCGCAAGCTGCGCAAGCCCGACCCCTACAAGGGCAAGGGTGTCCGTTACGCCGGCGAAGTCATCCGCCGCAAGGTCGGAAAGGCTGGTAAGTAA
- the map gene encoding type I methionyl aminopeptidase, translating to MAFGQPRIEYKSNEQMRTMHQAGLVLSRALDAAVAAAKAGVTTKDLDDVFAAVLNEAGAKSNFLGYHGFPATICTSVNEEVVHGIPGGRVLQDGDIISIDGGCIVDGWHSDSARTAIVGTADPEDQRLSDVTEAAMWRGIAALATGKFVGDIGNAIDDYVSSVQGKPLGILEDYVGHGIGSEMHMAPDVLNYRTGHRGPKIRPGLCLAIEPMLVRGDIETATLDDDWTVVTTDGKRSCQWEHSVAVHEKGIWVLSAPDGGAGKLAPLGVVPVPIP from the coding sequence ATGGCGTTCGGTCAGCCCCGTATTGAATACAAGTCCAACGAGCAAATGCGCACCATGCATCAGGCAGGCCTCGTGCTGAGCCGTGCGCTGGACGCTGCTGTTGCGGCGGCGAAGGCCGGAGTCACCACCAAGGACCTGGATGACGTGTTCGCTGCGGTCCTCAACGAGGCCGGCGCGAAGTCGAACTTCCTTGGATACCACGGCTTTCCGGCCACCATCTGCACGTCAGTGAATGAAGAGGTGGTTCACGGCATCCCCGGTGGCCGTGTCCTGCAGGACGGGGACATCATTTCCATCGATGGCGGCTGCATTGTGGATGGATGGCATTCAGATTCCGCACGGACAGCCATCGTTGGAACCGCAGATCCTGAAGACCAGCGCCTCTCCGACGTCACCGAAGCCGCCATGTGGCGTGGAATCGCTGCTTTGGCGACCGGCAAGTTCGTGGGGGACATTGGCAACGCCATCGACGACTACGTCTCTTCTGTCCAGGGCAAGCCCCTTGGCATTCTCGAAGACTACGTGGGCCACGGTATTGGCTCTGAAATGCACATGGCCCCGGACGTCCTGAACTACAGGACCGGTCACCGCGGCCCCAAGATCCGGCCGGGCCTGTGCCTGGCCATTGAGCCAATGCTGGTTCGCGGCGACATTGAAACAGCAACCCTCGACGACGACTGGACGGTCGTCACCACCGACGGCAAGCGTTCCTGCCAGTGGGAGCATTCGGTAGCCGTGCATGAGAAGGGCATTTGGGTCCTGTCTGCCCCGGACGGCGGAGCAGGCAAGCTGGCGCCACTCGGCGTCGTGCCTGTCCCGATCCCGTAA
- the secY gene encoding preprotein translocase subunit SecY → MLSAFGRAFRTPDLRRKLLFTLGIITIFRLGAFIPSPGVNYQNVQQCLNNGDTSQGIYQLVNLFSGGALLQVSIFALGIMPYITASIIVQLLRVVIPRFQQLYEEGSSGQSKLTQYTRYLTIALGLLNATTLVSLARSGQLLPGCNLPIIPDESIITTLLLIITLTAGTGLIMWMGELVTERGVGNGMSLLIFTSIAAGFPRSLGSIWETKGAGTFFIVLAIGLLTVALVVFVEQSQRRVPVQYAKRMIGRRTVGGTSTYIPIKVNMAGVVPVIFASSMLYLPGLISQFNQPKPGEQIAPWVEWINNNLTRGDHPIYMALYFAMIVFFTYFYVAITFNPEEVSDNMKKYGGFIPGIRAGKPTADYLQYVLSRITLPGAFYLGFVALIPLVALVLINANQNFPFGGTSILIMVGVGLETVKQIDAQLQQRHYEGLLR, encoded by the coding sequence TTGCTAAGCGCATTCGGCCGGGCGTTTCGGACGCCTGATTTGCGACGCAAGTTGTTGTTCACGCTGGGAATCATCACAATCTTCCGCTTGGGAGCTTTCATCCCCTCGCCTGGTGTGAACTACCAGAATGTCCAGCAATGCTTGAACAACGGTGACACCTCGCAGGGCATCTACCAGCTGGTGAACTTGTTCAGCGGCGGCGCGTTGCTGCAGGTTTCGATCTTTGCCTTGGGCATCATGCCCTACATCACGGCGAGCATCATCGTGCAGTTGCTCCGGGTTGTCATTCCCCGGTTCCAGCAGCTCTACGAGGAAGGTTCCTCCGGGCAGTCAAAACTGACGCAGTACACCCGGTACCTGACCATCGCCCTCGGCTTGCTGAACGCCACCACCCTGGTGTCGCTGGCCCGGTCCGGACAGTTGCTCCCTGGCTGTAACCTGCCCATCATTCCCGATGAGAGCATCATTACAACCCTCCTGTTGATCATCACGCTGACCGCAGGCACGGGCCTCATCATGTGGATGGGCGAGCTCGTCACCGAGCGCGGAGTCGGCAACGGTATGTCCCTCCTCATCTTCACTTCCATCGCTGCAGGCTTCCCCCGCTCGCTGGGTTCCATCTGGGAGACCAAGGGCGCAGGAACGTTCTTCATCGTTCTTGCCATCGGCCTGCTCACCGTGGCGCTGGTGGTCTTTGTGGAGCAGTCCCAGCGCCGTGTCCCGGTCCAGTACGCCAAGCGTATGATCGGTCGACGCACCGTGGGCGGAACCAGTACCTACATCCCCATCAAGGTGAACATGGCCGGCGTCGTGCCCGTCATCTTCGCTTCCTCCATGCTGTACCTGCCGGGCCTGATCTCGCAGTTCAACCAGCCCAAGCCGGGGGAGCAGATTGCTCCATGGGTCGAGTGGATCAACAACAACCTCACCCGTGGCGACCACCCCATCTACATGGCGCTCTACTTCGCCATGATCGTGTTCTTCACCTACTTCTATGTAGCCATCACCTTCAACCCTGAAGAAGTGTCGGACAACATGAAGAAGTACGGCGGGTTCATTCCGGGCATCCGGGCGGGTAAACCGACCGCGGACTACCTGCAGTACGTGCTTTCCAGGATCACTCTTCCCGGAGCCTTCTACCTTGGCTTCGTGGCGTTGATTCCGCTGGTCGCACTCGTCCTGATCAATGCCAACCAGAACTTCCCGTTCGGTGGCACATCAATCCTGATCATGGTGGGTGTTGGCCTGGAGACCGTCAAGCAGATTGATGCGCAGCTACAACAACGTCACTACGAAGGGCTTTTGCGATGA
- the rpmC gene encoding 50S ribosomal protein L29, with amino-acid sequence MAVGSKDLAPAQLDGFDNERLVEELRKSKEELFNLRFQSATGQLENHGRLRAVKKDIARIYTVLRERELGIRAEVAAPVVEAKEEKKSKKAAKAEKAEVEAGEDAK; translated from the coding sequence ATGGCAGTAGGGTCGAAGGATCTCGCACCCGCACAGCTGGACGGTTTCGACAACGAGCGTCTCGTTGAAGAACTCCGCAAGTCCAAGGAAGAGCTGTTCAACCTGCGTTTCCAGTCCGCCACCGGACAGCTGGAGAACCACGGTCGCCTGCGCGCGGTAAAGAAGGACATCGCACGCATCTACACCGTTCTCCGTGAGCGCGAGCTGGGCATTCGTGCCGAGGTTGCCGCACCGGTTGTGGAAGCCAAGGAAGAAAAGAAGTCCAAGAAGGCTGCCAAGGCTGAAAAGGCCGAGGTTGAAGCTGGAGAGGACGCCAAGTGA
- a CDS encoding carbohydrate ABC transporter permease: protein MSAPSPAAVVVSPHEAEPPRRARPFSPANLLQTVAAGYVPLIIATLVVALPLLWMLLSSFKQPGEIVTMDLKVLPESLNLENYATAMTTVPFAQFFANSLIVTVVGSTVKVILAILTAYALVFVRFPFKNVIFVLILVALMVPAQVSILPNYILIAGMGGKNTLWGIILPGLGTAFGTFLLRQHFLTLPPSILEAAEIDGAGHWRRLWQIIVPVSVPSIATVALVTVVSEWNDYIWPLIITDRPETMTLPVGLTLLQNSESNGAGWGILMAGAVLVIVPILLVFAALQRYIVAGLTQGSVTG, encoded by the coding sequence ATGAGCGCACCGTCACCAGCCGCCGTCGTCGTTTCCCCGCACGAAGCTGAGCCACCCCGAAGGGCCCGGCCGTTTTCGCCCGCGAATCTTCTCCAGACAGTCGCCGCCGGCTACGTCCCGTTGATCATCGCCACGCTTGTGGTGGCCCTGCCATTGCTGTGGATGCTGCTCAGCTCGTTCAAGCAACCGGGCGAAATCGTCACCATGGACCTGAAGGTCCTGCCCGAGTCATTGAACCTGGAGAACTATGCCACGGCGATGACCACCGTTCCGTTCGCCCAGTTCTTCGCGAACAGCCTGATCGTTACAGTGGTTGGTTCCACCGTCAAGGTCATCCTGGCGATCCTAACCGCCTACGCCTTGGTGTTCGTGCGTTTTCCGTTCAAGAACGTCATCTTCGTGCTGATCCTGGTTGCCCTGATGGTCCCGGCGCAGGTGTCCATCCTGCCCAACTACATCCTGATAGCGGGCATGGGAGGCAAGAACACCCTATGGGGCATCATCCTTCCCGGCCTCGGCACCGCGTTCGGCACTTTCCTCCTTCGGCAACACTTCCTGACCCTGCCACCCTCAATCCTCGAAGCGGCCGAGATCGATGGCGCCGGCCATTGGCGGCGCCTGTGGCAGATCATCGTTCCCGTGTCTGTACCGTCCATCGCGACGGTGGCACTGGTGACGGTAGTCAGCGAATGGAATGACTACATCTGGCCGCTCATCATCACCGACCGTCCAGAAACGATGACCCTGCCCGTGGGCCTCACCTTGCTGCAAAACTCCGAAAGCAACGGAGCCGGCTGGGGAATCCTCATGGCCGGCGCCGTCCTGGTGATCGTTCCCATCCTGCTGGTGTTCGCCGCACTCCAGCGCTACATCGTTGCCGGCCTGACGCAGGGAAGCGTCACCGGTTGA
- the rplP gene encoding 50S ribosomal protein L16, with translation MLIPRRVKHRKQHHPGRSGAATGGTKVSFGEYGIQALSPAYVTNRQIESARIAMTRHIKRGGKVWINIYPDRPLTKKPAETRMGSGKGSPEWWVANVKPGRVLFELSGVNEEVAREALRLAIHKLPLKARIVRREGGE, from the coding sequence ATGCTTATCCCACGTCGAGTCAAGCACCGTAAGCAGCACCACCCGGGTCGTTCCGGCGCTGCTACGGGTGGCACCAAGGTCAGCTTCGGTGAGTACGGTATCCAGGCTCTCAGCCCGGCATACGTAACCAACCGTCAGATCGAGTCCGCCCGTATCGCGATGACCCGCCACATCAAGCGTGGCGGTAAGGTCTGGATCAACATCTACCCGGACCGTCCGCTGACGAAGAAGCCTGCTGAAACCCGCATGGGTTCCGGTAAGGGTTCTCCGGAATGGTGGGTCGCAAACGTCAAGCCGGGCCGGGTTCTCTTCGAACTCTCCGGTGTCAATGAAGAGGTAGCTCGCGAGGCCCTGCGCCTGGCAATCCACAAGCTGCCGTTGAAGGCACGCATTGTGCGTCGCGAAGGTGGTGAATAG
- the rplN gene encoding 50S ribosomal protein L14 has protein sequence MIQQESRLKVADNTGAKEILTIRVLGGSGRRYAGIGDVIVATVKDAIPGGNVKKGDVVKAVIVRTKKERRRADGSYIKFDENAAVILKNDGDPRGTRIFGPVGRELRDKKFMKIVSLAPEVL, from the coding sequence TTGATTCAGCAGGAGTCGCGACTGAAGGTCGCCGACAACACGGGTGCTAAGGAAATCCTTACCATTCGCGTTCTCGGTGGATCTGGCCGTCGCTACGCAGGCATTGGCGACGTTATCGTCGCAACCGTCAAGGACGCTATCCCTGGCGGCAACGTAAAGAAGGGCGACGTCGTTAAGGCGGTCATCGTCCGTACCAAGAAGGAACGCCGCCGTGCGGATGGTTCCTACATCAAGTTTGACGAAAACGCAGCTGTGATCCTGAAGAACGACGGTGACCCCCGCGGTACCCGTATCTTCGGCCCGGTTGGTCGTGAACTTCGCGACAAGAAGTTCATGAAGATCGTTTCGCTGGCCCCGGAGGTGCTTTAG
- the rpsQ gene encoding 30S ribosomal protein S17 translates to MSEKETVTEAAASAEQRGYRKTRRGYVVSDKMEKTIVVQVEDRVKHALYGKVIRRTSKVKAHDEENTAGIGDLVLISETRPLSATKRWRLVEILEKAK, encoded by the coding sequence GTGAGCGAGAAGGAAACTGTGACGGAAGCAGCAGCCAGCGCTGAACAGCGCGGTTACCGTAAGACGCGTCGCGGCTACGTTGTCTCTGACAAGATGGAAAAGACCATCGTTGTTCAGGTTGAAGACCGCGTGAAGCACGCTCTGTACGGCAAGGTTATTCGCCGCACCTCGAAGGTCAAGGCTCACGACGAAGAGAACACCGCCGGCATCGGCGACCTCGTTCTCATCTCTGAGACCCGCCCGCTCTCCGCTACCAAGCGGTGGCGCCTGGTGGAGATCCTCGAAAAGGCAAAGTAA
- the rplO gene encoding 50S ribosomal protein L15, which produces MAENKTAAEAAEKQNALKVHHLRPAPGAKTAKTRVGRGEGSKGKTAGRGTKGTKARYQVKAGFAGGQLPLHMRLPKLRGFKNPFRVEFQVVNLEKLNELFPEGGAVTVESLVEKGAVRKNQPVKVLGTGDITVKVDVTAHAFSASATEKIAAAGGSTTAL; this is translated from the coding sequence ATGGCAGAGAACAAGACCGCCGCAGAGGCTGCTGAGAAGCAGAACGCTCTGAAGGTCCACCACCTGCGTCCCGCCCCGGGTGCCAAGACCGCCAAGACCCGTGTTGGTCGTGGTGAAGGCTCCAAGGGTAAGACCGCTGGTCGCGGTACCAAGGGTACGAAGGCCCGCTACCAGGTAAAGGCTGGCTTTGCCGGCGGCCAGCTGCCGCTGCACATGCGCCTGCCGAAGCTGCGCGGCTTCAAGAACCCGTTCCGGGTTGAGTTCCAGGTTGTAAACCTGGAAAAGCTCAACGAGCTGTTCCCGGAAGGTGGCGCTGTCACCGTTGAGTCCCTGGTTGAGAAGGGTGCCGTTCGCAAGAACCAGCCCGTAAAGGTGCTTGGCACCGGCGACATCACCGTCAAGGTTGACGTCACCGCCCACGCATTCTCCGCCAGCGCTACGGAGAAGATTGCTGCAGCAGGCGGAAGCACCACTGCTCTCTAA
- the rplX gene encoding 50S ribosomal protein L24 produces the protein MAKIKKGDLVQVITGAKQERGGDRGKQGKVLRVFPDTNRVLVEGINRVTKHTKVGQSQRGTKTGGIEVVEAPIHVSNVALVDPSTKKPTRVGFRLDTVERDGATKTVRIRVSKATGKDI, from the coding sequence ATGGCTAAGATCAAGAAGGGTGACCTCGTTCAGGTCATCACCGGCGCCAAGCAGGAACGCGGCGGCGACCGCGGCAAGCAGGGCAAGGTCCTGCGCGTATTCCCGGACACCAACCGCGTGTTGGTAGAGGGCATCAACCGCGTCACCAAGCACACCAAGGTCGGTCAGTCGCAGCGCGGCACCAAGACCGGTGGCATCGAGGTCGTAGAGGCCCCGATCCACGTTTCCAACGTTGCTTTGGTTGACCCGTCGACCAAGAAGCCGACCCGTGTTGGTTTCCGTCTCGACACCGTTGAGAGGGATGGCGCTACCAAGACCGTCCGTATCCGCGTGTCCAAGGCCACCGGGAAGGACATCTAA
- a CDS encoding adenylate kinase yields MLIIGPPGSGKGTQAERISERLGVVAISTGDIFRANVKGETPLGIEAKKYMDAGDFVPDSVTNKMVRDRLGQDDVENGFLLDGYPRTTAQVDYLDQILAEGQQELDVVLQLTADDEELVARLLGRAKETGRSDDNETVIRHRLDLYHEQTEAVVAKYAERGILTQVDGIGGIDEVTDRVLTAIESAKAV; encoded by the coding sequence ATGCTGATCATTGGACCTCCCGGTTCGGGTAAGGGTACGCAGGCCGAGCGCATTTCCGAGCGCCTCGGCGTAGTCGCCATCTCCACCGGCGACATCTTCCGTGCCAACGTCAAGGGCGAAACCCCCTTGGGCATTGAAGCCAAGAAGTACATGGATGCCGGCGATTTCGTTCCGGACAGCGTCACGAACAAGATGGTTCGCGACCGCCTCGGCCAGGACGACGTCGAGAACGGCTTCCTGTTGGACGGCTACCCGCGCACAACGGCGCAGGTTGACTACCTTGACCAGATCCTTGCTGAGGGCCAGCAGGAGCTCGACGTCGTGCTCCAGCTGACCGCCGACGACGAAGAACTGGTTGCCCGTCTTCTGGGCCGTGCCAAGGAAACCGGCCGCTCCGACGACAATGAGACTGTGATCCGTCACCGTCTCGACCTGTACCACGAGCAGACCGAGGCTGTCGTCGCCAAGTATGCCGAGCGCGGCATCCTGACACAGGTTGACGGCATTGGCGGTATCGACGAAGTTACCGACCGTGTCCTTACGGCGATCGAGTCGGCCAAGGCTGTTTAG